In the Solibacillus sp. FSL K6-1523 genome, one interval contains:
- a CDS encoding sigma-E processing peptidase SpoIIGA: MIGELIVLFNFFFNIILLRFTQAVTRYPIKTWRLISSAFCSALIAVVFYESIVMTIFSFIVLIGIAFSFRWSSFYVQGSWLMMGTLLAGGLLSAVQPYLLKHSIFAYILFCLGIACSSLFLMKRSWFNKLQQVVQQQYVTNCEVELFDQTLRLLAYIDTGNECIEPLSRAPVHFISFKAVHEQLEPTFEASLEKWSEEEPLALEMFSKELRKHIRIVPLTTVQNSSVLVPAFRAEIKINEKTDKNQYVIFTKNDARFPQKAQMIAHVSVLTNR; this comes from the coding sequence ATGATAGGGGAACTCATCGTCTTATTTAACTTTTTCTTCAATATTATTTTACTCAGGTTTACACAAGCGGTGACGAGATATCCGATAAAGACATGGCGATTAATAAGTAGTGCTTTTTGTAGTGCCCTTATAGCCGTTGTTTTTTATGAATCAATCGTAATGACAATTTTTAGTTTTATTGTTTTGATTGGAATTGCATTTTCATTTCGATGGAGCAGTTTTTACGTTCAAGGTAGCTGGTTAATGATGGGAACATTGCTGGCGGGGGGGTTGCTAAGTGCGGTTCAACCTTATTTATTGAAACATTCCATTTTTGCTTATATTTTGTTTTGTTTAGGCATAGCTTGTAGTAGTTTGTTTTTGATGAAAAGAAGTTGGTTCAACAAGTTACAACAAGTCGTCCAGCAACAATATGTTACAAACTGTGAGGTTGAGCTATTTGACCAAACATTACGTTTACTAGCTTATATCGATACAGGAAATGAATGTATTGAACCATTGAGCAGAGCGCCTGTACATTTCATCTCTTTTAAAGCAGTTCATGAGCAATTAGAGCCCACTTTTGAAGCGAGCTTAGAAAAATGGTCGGAAGAAGAACCATTAGCTCTTGAAATGTTTTCTAAAGAACTTCGGAAACATATCCGTATTGTTCCGCTAACAACTGTTCAGAATAGCTCCGTTTTAGTACCGGCTTTTCGAGCAGAAATTAAAATTAATGAAAAAACAGATAAAAATCAATATGTTATTTTCACAAAAAATGATGCTCGTTTCCCGCAAAAGGCCCAAATGATTGCACATGTATCTGTTCTTACAAATCGATAA
- the sigE gene encoding RNA polymerase sporulation sigma factor SigE yields the protein MLQKIKNLLLNLFNKYLKKGTYYIGGHDSLPIPLTREEEVVVVEAFMGGDLHARDMLIERNLRLVVYIARRFDNTATPIEDLISIGSIGLIKAIETFNLDKNIKLATYASRCIENEILMHLRKTSRMKGEVSLDEPLNSDADGNELLLSDILGTEEHIITMDVERKLERQHMFGAIDKLTPREKYIMECRFGLNGKEEMTQKEVADHLGISQSYISRLEKKIILDLREHLNEPIA from the coding sequence TTGCTTCAAAAAATAAAAAACTTATTATTAAACTTATTTAACAAGTATTTAAAAAAAGGGACATATTATATAGGAGGACATGATTCATTGCCAATTCCACTTACAAGAGAAGAAGAAGTTGTTGTTGTTGAAGCGTTTATGGGCGGGGATTTACATGCTAGAGATATGCTAATTGAACGTAATTTACGTTTAGTCGTTTATATAGCAAGAAGATTTGATAATACTGCTACACCGATAGAGGATTTGATAAGTATCGGTTCCATTGGCTTAATTAAGGCGATTGAGACATTTAATTTAGATAAAAATATTAAATTGGCGACTTACGCTTCTCGTTGTATTGAAAACGAAATTTTAATGCATTTGCGAAAAACAAGCCGCATGAAAGGGGAAGTTTCGCTAGATGAGCCATTAAATTCTGACGCGGATGGTAATGAGTTGTTGTTATCGGATATTTTAGGAACAGAAGAGCATATTATTACTATGGATGTCGAACGTAAGCTGGAAAGACAGCATATGTTTGGCGCAATTGATAAATTAACACCACGAGAAAAATACATTATGGAATGTCGTTTTGGATTAAATGGAAAAGAAGAAATGACACAAAAAGAAGTCGCGGATCATTTAGGCATTTCACAATCGTATATTTCGCGATTAGAGAAAAAAATTATTTTAGATTTACGCGAGCATTTAAATGAGCCGATTGCATAA
- the sigG gene encoding RNA polymerase sporulation sigma factor SigG, translated as MRTKVELCGVDTSTLPVLKHEEMKSLFIRLQSGEDYVREELVTCNLRLVLSIVGRFAYRGEQADDLFQVGCIGLLKAIDNFDLKHNVRFSTYAVPMIIGEIRRHLRDHHSLRVSRSLRDIAYKAMKAKEAFIAEFLVEPTIEQIAKAIEMKKEDVLFALDAIQDPMSLQEPIYSDGGDAIYMIDQIKDQVTEDQWVGAISVQESLKKLDVRQQMIVTKRFYYGETQTEIAQSLGISQAQISRIEKSAIEMMKRDYR; from the coding sequence ATGCGTACTAAAGTTGAATTATGCGGAGTCGATACTTCTACATTACCCGTATTAAAACATGAGGAAATGAAAAGTCTTTTTATCCGTTTACAATCGGGAGAAGACTATGTTCGTGAAGAATTAGTCACTTGTAACTTGCGTTTAGTGCTAAGTATCGTTGGACGTTTTGCTTACCGAGGTGAGCAGGCAGATGATCTGTTCCAAGTTGGTTGTATTGGTCTTTTGAAAGCAATTGATAATTTTGACTTGAAGCATAATGTTCGCTTCTCAACATATGCTGTACCAATGATTATTGGTGAGATTCGCCGCCATTTACGCGACCATCATTCATTGCGTGTATCCAGATCTTTACGTGACATTGCATATAAGGCAATGAAAGCAAAAGAAGCTTTTATTGCAGAATTTTTAGTAGAGCCGACGATTGAACAAATTGCAAAGGCGATCGAGATGAAAAAGGAGGACGTTTTATTTGCGTTAGATGCGATCCAAGATCCGATGTCCTTGCAAGAGCCGATCTATTCAGATGGTGGCGATGCCATTTATATGATTGATCAAATTAAAGACCAAGTGACGGAAGATCAATGGGTCGGGGCAATTTCCGTACAAGAAAGCTTAAAAAAATTAGATGTAAGGCAACAAATGATTGTAACAAAACGCTTTTATTATGGGGAGACGCAAACAGAAATTGCACAATCTCTAGGGATTTCACAAGCACAAATTTCCAGAATTGAGAAAAGTGCGATTGAAATGATGAAGCGTGATTATCGATAA
- a CDS encoding PRC-barrel domain-containing protein, whose protein sequence is MRFSSVQEKEIIEASSGKFIGYIVDAEVCEKEGIILAFIIATPKKFYHLFQGEEGTRKVSFSHILTVGKDVILVKTSEE, encoded by the coding sequence ATGCGTTTTTCATCTGTGCAGGAAAAGGAAATTATAGAGGCATCCAGTGGGAAATTTATTGGCTATATTGTAGATGCGGAAGTTTGTGAAAAGGAAGGAATCATTTTAGCCTTTATAATTGCTACGCCCAAAAAGTTTTATCACCTATTTCAGGGGGAAGAGGGTACTAGGAAAGTCTCATTTAGTCATATACTCACAGTCGGGAAAGATGTTATTCTCGTAAAAACAAGCGAGGAATAG
- a CDS encoding YggS family pyridoxal phosphate-dependent enzyme has product MTKIEKKLELIQKQIENAKLRTNQMQEVKIIAVTKEVDVTRTEEAIAAGLTHLGENRPEGLARKLEAIHSDVEWHYIGSLQTRKVKQVIAQIDYLHSLDRLSLAEEIEKRATNVVKCFVQVNVSGEESKQGLTKEQALEFIKQMQSFTKIEVVGLMTMAPFTEDQHVIRQVFRELKQLQQEVVQLRLPNVPCTELSMGMSNDYEIAVEEGATFVRIGTALVG; this is encoded by the coding sequence GTGACGAAAATAGAGAAAAAATTAGAATTAATTCAAAAGCAAATAGAAAATGCAAAACTTCGAACAAATCAAATGCAAGAAGTAAAAATTATTGCCGTTACAAAAGAAGTGGATGTAACGCGTACAGAAGAAGCGATTGCAGCAGGGCTTACGCATCTAGGTGAAAATCGCCCAGAAGGTCTGGCACGAAAGCTAGAAGCGATTCATTCAGATGTTGAGTGGCACTATATCGGTTCATTACAAACGCGTAAAGTAAAACAGGTGATTGCACAAATTGATTATTTGCATTCATTAGATCGCTTAAGCTTGGCTGAGGAAATTGAAAAGCGTGCCACAAATGTTGTGAAATGTTTTGTGCAAGTGAATGTTTCTGGTGAGGAATCTAAGCAAGGATTAACGAAAGAGCAAGCTTTAGAATTTATAAAGCAGATGCAATCGTTTACAAAAATTGAAGTCGTAGGATTAATGACAATGGCGCCTTTTACCGAAGATCAGCATGTAATTCGCCAAGTTTTCCGTGAGTTAAAACAGTTGCAACAGGAAGTTGTACAATTACGTTTACCGAATGTACCGTGTACAGAACTGTCGATGGGCATGTCAAATGACTATGAGATTGCAGTTGAAGAAGGTGCAACGTTTGTGAGGATTGGAACAGCTCTTGTTGGCTAA
- a CDS encoding cell division protein SepF has translation MSIKNIIDKFFYLEDMEDEQAPSQATQKQQPAPKPVASSKQEQMPQQVIQNRMKKERKIQPQIRNNEVAVPNNVVSLQAATSSKNSKLVLVEPRVYAEAQDIAEQLKNKRATVVNLQRIDRDQGKRIIDFLSGTVYALGGDIQRIGTDIFLCTPENVEVSGEISNLVFD, from the coding sequence ATGAGCATAAAAAATATTATCGACAAATTCTTTTATTTAGAGGATATGGAAGATGAACAAGCTCCAAGTCAAGCGACACAAAAGCAACAACCTGCTCCTAAGCCTGTTGCATCATCAAAGCAAGAACAGATGCCACAGCAGGTTATCCAAAATCGCATGAAAAAAGAGCGTAAAATCCAGCCGCAAATACGGAATAATGAAGTGGCAGTACCAAATAATGTTGTAAGTTTGCAAGCTGCAACCTCTTCCAAAAATTCGAAGCTCGTATTAGTAGAGCCGCGAGTTTATGCAGAAGCGCAAGATATTGCTGAGCAATTAAAAAATAAACGCGCAACGGTTGTAAATTTACAGCGTATCGACCGTGATCAAGGGAAGCGAATAATCGATTTTTTAAGCGGGACAGTGTATGCTTTAGGTGGCGATATTCAACGAATCGGAACCGATATTTTCTTATGCACACCTGAAAATGTAGAAGTATCTGGTGAAATTTCGAATTTAGTGTTTGATTAG
- a CDS encoding YggT family protein, which yields MIYPLVETAFLVYRFMLIGYILMSWVPALQESAVGKFLETMCEPYLGFFRKFIPPIGMIDISPIVGLFALMFIQNGVFIVLGYLL from the coding sequence ATGATTTATCCACTTGTAGAAACAGCATTTCTCGTGTATCGATTTATGCTCATCGGTTACATACTGATGTCTTGGGTACCAGCATTGCAAGAGTCAGCTGTTGGGAAATTCCTTGAAACAATGTGTGAACCGTATTTAGGCTTTTTCCGTAAATTTATCCCACCAATTGGTATGATTGATATTTCTCCAATTGTTGGATTATTTGCCCTTATGTTTATCCAAAACGGTGTATTTATCGTACTAGGATATTTACTTTAA
- a CDS encoding YlmH family RNA-binding protein: MEHLIQHFRKDEQPFIEQVIGWQREVEDRYAPKLTDFLDPRQRFIVEAIIQQSEDIHVFTEGLFDNAERQRMLIAPSYFQAAKEDFQIACYTINYPSKFVQIKHPDVLGALLSIGLDRSKFGDIRLAENTVQFAMATEIGDYARASLTGIGKVKVHIEEIGPTVPLLQNDEQWIESSHTVSSMRLDVVLATVANVSRQKSQNLIGSGKVKVNWTVRETTSFELQEGDIISARGFGRVKIIMTEGRTKKDKIRLQIGRLEQKL; encoded by the coding sequence ATGGAGCATTTAATACAACATTTTCGGAAAGATGAACAGCCGTTTATCGAGCAAGTGATCGGTTGGCAACGTGAAGTGGAGGACCGATATGCACCGAAGTTAACGGATTTCCTTGATCCAAGGCAACGCTTTATTGTCGAGGCAATAATCCAGCAGTCAGAAGACATCCACGTTTTTACGGAAGGTCTTTTTGACAACGCCGAAAGACAGCGAATGCTAATCGCACCTTCTTATTTTCAAGCGGCGAAGGAAGATTTTCAAATTGCATGCTATACAATCAATTATCCGTCTAAATTTGTTCAAATTAAACATCCCGATGTGCTAGGAGCTTTATTATCGATTGGATTAGACCGGAGTAAATTTGGCGATATTCGTCTCGCTGAAAATACGGTGCAATTTGCGATGGCCACAGAAATTGGGGACTATGCTCGGGCAAGTTTAACGGGCATTGGTAAAGTGAAAGTGCATATTGAGGAAATCGGGCCAACTGTACCTTTACTTCAAAATGACGAGCAATGGATTGAAAGTTCGCATACCGTTTCTTCAATGCGTTTAGATGTTGTATTAGCAACGGTCGCCAATGTATCACGCCAAAAATCACAAAATTTAATCGGTTCGGGTAAAGTGAAAGTGAACTGGACTGTAAGAGAAACAACTTCTTTTGAATTACAAGAAGGGGATATTATTTCTGCTCGGGGCTTTGGAAGAGTGAAAATTATTATGACAGAGGGACGAACAAAAAAAGACAAAATACGATTACAAATAGGACGTTTAGAGCAAAAACTATAA
- a CDS encoding DivIVA domain-containing protein gives MPLSPLDIHNKEFTRGFRGYAEDEVNEFLDQIIKDYEILLREKKELEDQVKSMSEQMSHFSSLEETLQKSIVVAQEAADEVRRNSQKESKLIVREAEKNADRIVNDAMTKARKVTIEIDELKKQSKVFRNRFKMLVEAQLDLLNTDDWDHLLEYDVDLTEIQDHNRPDASDDVLKEGKLTY, from the coding sequence ATGCCATTATCACCTCTTGATATACATAATAAAGAATTTACTCGCGGATTCCGCGGTTATGCAGAAGACGAGGTAAATGAATTTTTAGATCAAATTATTAAAGATTATGAGATTCTTTTACGTGAAAAGAAAGAATTAGAAGATCAAGTGAAGTCTATGTCAGAGCAAATGAGCCACTTTAGTTCGTTGGAAGAGACATTGCAAAAATCAATCGTCGTAGCTCAAGAGGCTGCTGATGAAGTCCGTCGTAACTCTCAAAAAGAATCAAAGTTAATTGTAAGAGAAGCGGAAAAAAATGCAGATCGTATTGTGAATGATGCGATGACAAAAGCGCGTAAAGTTACAATTGAAATAGATGAATTAAAGAAACAATCGAAAGTTTTCCGCAATCGCTTTAAAATGCTTGTTGAGGCGCAGCTCGACTTATTAAATACAGATGATTGGGATCATTTACTGGAGTATGATGTAGATCTTACAGAAATCCAAGATCACAATCGTCCAGATGCTTCAGATGACGTGCTAAAAGAAGGAAAACTAACGTATTAA
- the ileS gene encoding isoleucine--tRNA ligase, with amino-acid sequence MVEYKDTLLMPKTDFPMRGGLPTKEPQIQAQWDEMDINKLVKERTEGRPHFVLHDGPPYANGDIHVGHALNKVIKDMINRQKSMTGYFVDYIPGWDTHGLPIEQALTNKGVKRKEMSVAEFRELCEKYAYEQIANQSGQFQRLGVRGDFENPYITLKPEFEARQIEVFGKMAEKGYIYKGLKPVYWSPSSESALAEAEIEYKDVESYSIYVAFGIKDTKNIVPADAKFVIWTTTPWTLPANLGISVNPEFTYVVVEANGAKYIVAKDLLATLSTTFGWEDVQIVQEVKGQELDMLVAEHPIYKRDSLVMVGDHVTADAGTGCVHTAPGHGEDDYQIGNRYGLDVLSPVDNGGCYTDEAPGFEGLFYEKANPIVIEKLKEEGALLNVSKFKHSYPHDWRTKKPVIYRATPQWFASVDMFRDELLGAVKETEFTPAWGETRLYNMIRDRGDWVISRQRAWGVPIPIFYAENEEPIITPETIAHVSKLFREHGSNIWFQKEANELLPEGFTHPGSPNGKFTKENDIMDVWFDSGSSHQGVLVERGMKYPADLYLEGSDQHRGWFNSSLITSVAINGYAPYKGLLTHGFVLDGEGRKMSKSLGNTIDPLKVMNQYGADILRMWVASVDYTADVRISMDMLKQVSETYRKVRNTLRFLHGNVTDFNAATDRVAYEDLREMDQYMYMRLQDVVKAVRGAYDRYDFSTVSSTVNNFVAIELSSFYLDIAKDVVYIEGTDNKDRRAMQTVMYDTLMALLKLLTPIIPHTTEELWSYVEVEGKVQSVQLLDFPEVDEKANFTELRTKWTKLIAVRNEVLKALEEARNAKTIGKSLEAKISVYADNETVELLNDAKINFAQLSIVSGFVVAGSKEDAPANSLPLEKTSLVVEKADGEKCERCWTISETVGAVDAHATLCKRCADVVENYYV; translated from the coding sequence ATGGTAGAGTATAAAGACACGTTATTAATGCCAAAAACAGATTTCCCGATGCGCGGTGGCTTGCCGACAAAAGAACCACAAATCCAAGCACAGTGGGATGAAATGGATATTAACAAATTAGTAAAAGAACGCACGGAAGGTCGCCCGCACTTCGTATTACACGATGGCCCTCCATATGCAAACGGTGATATCCACGTAGGTCACGCATTAAATAAAGTCATTAAAGATATGATTAACCGTCAAAAATCGATGACAGGTTATTTTGTTGATTATATTCCTGGTTGGGATACACATGGTTTACCAATCGAGCAAGCTTTAACAAATAAAGGTGTTAAGCGTAAAGAAATGTCAGTTGCTGAGTTCCGTGAGCTTTGTGAAAAGTATGCATATGAACAAATTGCAAACCAAAGTGGTCAATTCCAACGTTTAGGCGTACGCGGTGACTTCGAAAACCCATATATTACATTAAAACCTGAATTTGAAGCACGTCAAATTGAAGTATTCGGTAAAATGGCAGAAAAGGGCTATATTTACAAAGGTTTAAAACCAGTTTATTGGTCACCTTCATCTGAATCGGCTTTAGCGGAAGCGGAAATTGAATATAAAGATGTTGAATCGTATTCAATTTATGTAGCATTCGGTATTAAAGATACTAAAAATATCGTGCCAGCAGATGCGAAATTTGTGATTTGGACGACGACTCCTTGGACGCTTCCTGCGAATTTAGGTATTTCAGTAAATCCTGAATTCACATATGTTGTTGTAGAAGCAAATGGTGCAAAATATATCGTTGCTAAAGACTTACTTGCTACTTTATCAACTACTTTTGGTTGGGAAGATGTGCAAATTGTTCAAGAAGTAAAAGGGCAAGAATTAGATATGCTTGTTGCGGAACACCCAATTTACAAGCGCGATTCATTAGTAATGGTAGGCGATCATGTTACAGCTGATGCAGGTACAGGATGTGTTCATACAGCACCTGGACACGGTGAGGACGACTACCAAATTGGAAATCGTTACGGCTTAGATGTGTTATCTCCAGTAGATAATGGTGGCTGCTATACAGATGAAGCACCAGGATTTGAAGGGTTATTTTATGAAAAAGCAAACCCGATTGTCATTGAAAAGCTAAAAGAAGAAGGCGCATTGCTAAACGTTTCGAAATTTAAGCACTCATACCCACATGACTGGCGTACGAAAAAGCCAGTTATTTACCGTGCAACACCACAATGGTTCGCATCGGTGGACATGTTCCGTGATGAATTATTAGGTGCAGTAAAAGAGACTGAATTCACACCGGCATGGGGCGAAACTCGTCTTTACAACATGATCCGTGACCGCGGGGATTGGGTAATTTCTCGTCAACGTGCATGGGGTGTTCCGATTCCAATTTTCTACGCGGAAAACGAAGAGCCAATTATCACACCAGAAACAATTGCGCATGTTTCAAAATTATTCCGTGAGCACGGTTCAAATATTTGGTTCCAAAAAGAAGCAAATGAATTATTGCCAGAAGGCTTTACACATCCAGGTAGCCCGAACGGTAAATTCACGAAAGAAAATGACATTATGGACGTATGGTTCGATTCAGGTTCATCACACCAAGGTGTACTTGTTGAGCGTGGTATGAAATATCCTGCTGACCTGTACTTAGAAGGTTCAGACCAACACCGTGGCTGGTTCAACTCATCATTAATCACATCAGTAGCGATTAATGGTTATGCGCCGTACAAAGGTTTATTAACACACGGTTTCGTATTAGATGGTGAAGGCCGTAAAATGTCGAAATCACTTGGGAATACAATCGATCCATTAAAAGTAATGAATCAATACGGTGCGGATATTTTACGTATGTGGGTAGCATCAGTCGATTATACAGCGGACGTACGTATCTCAATGGATATGTTAAAGCAAGTTTCTGAAACATACCGTAAAGTACGTAATACACTACGCTTCTTACACGGCAACGTAACAGACTTCAATGCTGCAACAGACCGTGTAGCATACGAAGATTTACGTGAAATGGATCAATATATGTATATGCGTTTGCAAGATGTTGTAAAAGCGGTTCGCGGCGCATATGACCGTTATGACTTCTCGACAGTTTCTTCAACAGTGAATAACTTTGTTGCAATCGAGCTTTCTTCATTCTACTTAGATATTGCAAAAGACGTTGTGTATATCGAGGGTACGGATAATAAAGACCGTCGTGCAATGCAAACGGTTATGTATGATACGTTAATGGCATTATTAAAATTATTAACACCAATTATTCCTCACACGACGGAAGAGTTATGGAGTTATGTAGAGGTAGAAGGTAAAGTGCAATCAGTTCAATTACTAGACTTCCCTGAAGTGGATGAAAAAGCAAACTTTACTGAATTACGCACGAAATGGACGAAATTAATTGCCGTTCGTAACGAAGTATTAAAAGCATTAGAAGAAGCACGTAATGCGAAAACAATCGGTAAATCATTAGAAGCGAAAATTTCTGTTTATGCAGATAACGAAACAGTTGAACTATTAAATGATGCAAAAATTAATTTTGCACAGCTGTCAATCGTTTCGGGGTTTGTCGTGGCGGGTAGCAAAGAAGATGCTCCTGCAAACAGCCTACCTTTAGAAAAAACATCACTTGTCGTTGAAAAAGCAGACGGTGAAAAATGTGAACGTTGCTGGACGATTTCTGAAACAGTTGGAGCAGTAGATGCGCACGCTACTTTATGTAAGCGTTGTGCAGATGTAGTTGAAAATTATTACGTATAA
- a CDS encoding AzlC family ABC transporter permease, with the protein MGNEHIQPNSYTPDTFLQGVKDCIPTLLGYISIGIAFGVVGIASGISVLEIFLLSVLVYAGSAQFIFCGLYLAGAPVTAIIVTIFIVNLRHLLMSLTIAPYFTKYSTLRNIGFGTLLTDETFGVSVVAAGKEGRLGGKWMDGLNVMAYTTWIAACTVGGVVGQWLPNPEQWGLDYALVAMFVALLILTLASIPKTKLMHYLKLIVYMVVCMYGLLYFVPGHLAVLLSTLAVATIGVVTDK; encoded by the coding sequence ATGGGAAATGAACATATCCAGCCGAATTCTTATACACCGGATACCTTTTTACAAGGTGTAAAAGACTGTATTCCCACATTGTTAGGCTATATTAGTATTGGTATAGCATTTGGGGTTGTGGGCATTGCATCGGGTATTTCTGTACTGGAAATCTTTTTATTGTCGGTACTTGTATATGCAGGGTCGGCTCAATTTATTTTTTGTGGTTTATATTTAGCCGGTGCACCTGTAACGGCGATCATCGTCACCATTTTTATTGTAAATTTACGTCACCTATTAATGTCATTAACAATTGCGCCGTATTTTACGAAATATTCTACACTTCGAAATATCGGCTTTGGCACATTATTAACAGATGAAACATTTGGGGTTTCTGTTGTAGCAGCAGGCAAGGAAGGTCGTCTCGGCGGCAAGTGGATGGATGGTTTAAATGTGATGGCTTATACAACGTGGATTGCAGCTTGTACAGTTGGTGGAGTTGTTGGTCAATGGTTGCCAAACCCAGAACAATGGGGATTGGATTATGCCCTTGTTGCGATGTTCGTAGCTTTACTAATTTTAACATTAGCAAGCATTCCAAAAACGAAGCTTATGCATTATTTGAAGTTAATTGTGTATATGGTTGTATGCATGTACGGTTTATTGTATTTTGTGCCGGGTCATTTAGCGGTACTGCTTTCGACGTTAGCGGTAGCGACGATTGGGGTGGTGACTGACAAATGA
- a CDS encoding AzlD domain-containing protein produces the protein MTTTVWMVLVILGCAVVTWLPRILPFVFVKNVKMPDVVLRWLAYIPVCILSALIVEGIFVKETQLVTINWLHLCALIPTLFVALVTKSLSKTVIAGVIAMAALRFFFS, from the coding sequence ATGACGACGACAGTTTGGATGGTACTTGTTATTTTAGGTTGTGCAGTTGTCACTTGGTTGCCGCGAATTTTACCGTTTGTTTTTGTGAAAAATGTCAAAATGCCCGATGTGGTTTTACGATGGCTAGCTTACATACCTGTTTGTATTTTATCAGCACTTATTGTTGAAGGGATATTTGTAAAGGAAACGCAACTAGTGACAATTAATTGGCTTCATTTATGCGCGCTTATTCCAACTTTATTTGTAGCGCTAGTGACGAAAAGCTTATCAAAAACAGTTATTGCAGGAGTGATAGCGATGGCAGCGCTCCGTTTTTTCTTTAGTTAA
- a CDS encoding FIST signal transduction protein translates to MDFIYSTLTTSRQPEKAVEEIARNLHKEPGLVLFFASTVYSFEKLTELFKQKYPESQIVGVTTTGEIGPQGYSESSLSAQSFSKSFGKAQAVLMKDIVKYPIFDRGNLLQAAQSIGIKVASKAIEKEGLGLVFPVGLKAGEEKMLSVVNSIFHYDGFPIFGGTAGDDAKFVTTKVSVNGDITSTGGAVIFLKPVIDFYIHKENIFKSSGKQVKITKADAEKRIVYEMNNRPAAEVYAQMIDVPKNELGKCFALHPLGRKFNHDFLIASPFEVKPSGEVEFYCQVYEGAIVDILEPKNPVLEMEKTIVDFSSRFTELHGVLGCNCILRKLQFQNEQLFSKLNTQLSILPNLSGFSSYGEQLNKSQLNQTLLLIGFGKLRME, encoded by the coding sequence ATGGATTTTATTTACTCAACTTTAACGACATCGCGTCAGCCGGAAAAAGCAGTGGAGGAAATAGCGAGAAATTTACATAAAGAACCAGGCTTAGTGTTGTTTTTTGCAAGTACCGTTTATTCATTCGAAAAACTAACGGAATTATTTAAACAAAAGTACCCAGAGTCCCAAATTGTCGGCGTGACAACAACAGGTGAAATCGGGCCACAAGGTTATAGCGAATCCAGTTTGTCTGCGCAAAGTTTTTCGAAAAGTTTCGGTAAAGCACAAGCGGTTTTAATGAAGGACATCGTGAAGTATCCAATTTTCGATAGAGGAAATTTACTGCAGGCGGCACAATCAATCGGTATAAAAGTTGCCTCCAAGGCGATTGAAAAAGAAGGGCTCGGTCTTGTTTTCCCGGTAGGCTTAAAAGCAGGGGAAGAAAAAATGCTGTCTGTCGTGAATTCAATTTTTCACTACGATGGGTTTCCAATTTTCGGAGGTACGGCAGGTGATGATGCGAAATTTGTGACGACGAAAGTTAGTGTGAATGGAGACATAACATCAACTGGTGGCGCGGTAATCTTTTTAAAGCCCGTTATTGATTTTTATATTCATAAAGAAAATATATTTAAAAGCTCAGGGAAACAGGTGAAAATAACAAAGGCAGATGCAGAAAAGCGAATTGTTTATGAAATGAACAATCGACCAGCAGCAGAAGTTTATGCACAGATGATTGATGTTCCAAAAAACGAGCTAGGCAAGTGTTTTGCATTACATCCACTTGGACGGAAATTTAATCATGATTTTTTAATTGCTTCTCCATTTGAAGTAAAGCCTTCTGGAGAAGTTGAGTTTTATTGCCAAGTGTATGAAGGGGCGATTGTTGATATTTTAGAGCCGAAAAATCCAGTACTTGAAATGGAAAAAACGATTGTTGATTTTAGTAGTCGTTTTACAGAGTTGCATGGTGTATTAGGGTGTAACTGCATTTTACGTAAACTTCAATTTCAAAATGAACAACTGTTTTCAAAGTTAAATACGCAGTTAAGTATCTTACCAAATTTAAGCGGTTTTTCAAGTTACGGCGAACAATTAAATAAGTCACAATTAAACCAAACATTGCTCCTTATTGGTTTTGGGAAATTAAGAATGGAGTGA